DNA sequence from the Callospermophilus lateralis isolate mCalLat2 chromosome 2, mCalLat2.hap1, whole genome shotgun sequence genome:
TGGGTCTGTGACGAGGCAGAACACAGCGGTGGGGACCCGTgtggagggaagctgctcacATATGCAGCCAGGGAGCAGAGGCAGAGAGGGAGGGGCCAGGGTCCCGCCTCTGCCCAAGGACACGCCCCCAGTGACCTCACTTCCTCCCCTAGGCCCTGCCTCCTGAAGGCTCAGCCCCGCCCATGCTGCAAGCTGGCAGCCAAGCCTTCGCACGTGGCCTTGGAGGACCATTTAAGGTCCAAACCACAGCAGCATCTTCCTGCCCTTAGCCATGAGCCAGCTGCCCATTTCCAGGGCCTTGGGAGACGTGCTTTCCGTGGGCCCGAGGTCAGGTAGGCGACACCTCTCTCATTCCCTAATTCCTTCCCACCATCACTACTCTCCTCCGTATCTTCAAACAACAGGCTAGTGACTCCCGGGGCACTGTGCTCGTAAGCAAGGGACACAGGTCTCTGTGCCTGACATCCCAGCTGGGGACCTCCCTCCACAACACACAGTTCACAGGGGTTTTAGGAGGGATGGGGCCAGAGATGCCACTTGGCAACCAGCACACTGGCCAGTGAATGTTCAGTAAGGAGCGGGAAAACCACACGGTCACAACGTGTCCCCCATAGGACACCCATAAATTACAGAGACATCAGGACGTCAGCACAGGGAACCTGGACACCCATTGCCTTAACCTGTGTCCAGAGTTTCAGCACACACTGGTGTGAGGTCCCTCCTGAGGACATTCTGAGGAGGACACAACATTGCATTGTAGACCCTATTGTGTCCCCCAAATTCATAAATTGAAGCCCTAATCCCCTCCGGCAGAATGCGACTCTATTTGGGGAAAGGGCCTTTAAAGAGTTCATTCAAGAGGCCACAAGGGTGACTGGTGTCCTTAAAGAAGAAGTCTGGATGCACCAGGAGCCACAGCATGTGCACAAGCAGAGAGACCATGTGAGGGCACAACCAGAGAAACAGGCCTCAGAGATACCAGACCTTCCCATGCCTTGACAGtggatttccagcctccagaaccgtgaGAAAATAACTACCTGCTGCTTACGCTGCCAGACTGCGAGGACTGTTATGGAGCCCTCGTTAGCCAAGACACTGCCCAGATGCACCACCTGAATCTACACAGGCAAACACCAGCAAACCCAAACGGAGAGCTGTCCCACAGAATGGTCAAAAATGTCAAGCAGGAAAGACAAAGGAGACCCCGGGCGGAGGGAGGGCGGCCCCAGATCAGAGGAGGCAGAAGAAACTCTTGAGCCTAGATCAGATCCCAAACCAGGAAAAAACTTCTCCTTTGCTATAAAAGTCAttgtcagggctggggatgtggctcaagcggtagcgcgctcgcctggcatgcgtgcggcccgggttcgatcctcagcaccacatacaaacaaagatgttgtgtccgccgataactaaaaaaaataaataaatattaaaaaaattctctctctctctcccttcctcactctctctttaaaaaataaataaataaataaaagtcattgTTAGAACATTGCTGAAGGTTGAGCTGGGTTTGTAAGTTAGACAAACTGAGTTTATGCCCCCAGCTGATTTCCTGATTTGGACAGCGTCACTGTGTTTACTCACGGTTTGGGGGGTGCGGGGAAGCACACTAAAGTAATTAGGGGTAAAAGGGAAGCCAGCTCTCAAATGCTATggaagaaagtgtgtgtgtgtgtgtgtacatgcccaTGCGCACAAACAGGCAGGAAGAAGGAGGAAGTTAGAACAAATAGAAAAAGCATCCAAGAAATCTTTTCTAAGTTAAAAAGTATAAAGTTCAACATGAAAAGTTTAAATACCCACTATCCTTCCAGAAAAGCCCCCTGGGGCcttgcctcctcccctcccccaactCTTTCCTACAAGCTCCACcaccaccctttttttttttttttttttgctaaaaacaatttttatttgttaatttgctCCTTAGGAAATGTACAAACATAAAATAAGCAAGCATTAGCCAAAGGTATTAGAGGAAAATTGAGAACGATGCATACATTGTATCAAactagaattctttttttattttattttttgctgttgttgttctaattggttatacgtgacagtagactgcattttgacacatcatacataaatggcacACAGCTTCTCCTTAGTCTGGTTGTACTTGGTGTAGAGTTCCACAGATCATGTAACCCTAGATGCACATGGGGTAATAATGACCGATTCATTCCtactccatgccccctcccctcccttcactcccctctgtcaagTCCAAATACCTCTGTGCCCCTCTTATTGCGAATTAGCACCCGCATGTCAGAGGGAACACTTGGTCTTTTGGGATTGCAAGCTCCCCCTCTTGAAGCCCTGTCTACTGACCTCTGTCTACTGCTGGCCCCAAACTCCCCACCTCTCAGGAACCCACTGGCTCCTTCCATCCCTTCTCAGGGCCCTTCCTCCAAAAACAATTCCATAACCCTATTCCACCCCACCCCGGGTTGGCGCCTCTCCTGACTCTGCCCTCAGAGCTAACCACCAAGCTCTCCCAGCTGGGCTCCAGTCCCAGGAAGCGCTCATCACCGCCAAACAGTGAATGATTGACACACAATTTAGCATACCCATCGTGGGTCTCTTCCAGGCTTCTAGTCCACCCTGCAAGGTACGCATTGCCGTCTATGATCATCAGTCTCAAAGCTCAGAAAACACAAGGCAGCCCAGGTCACAGGTAGAACTGCAGGGGACAGGAACCAGGCTGTGGGGCATGAGCCACAAGCTCCTCCAGCTGCTGCGAATTCCAATGACCCACAGTTGCTGGCATTTGCTGCGTTCAGACTCTGCTGGGCCCTGGGCTCATTGCTTTGTCAATTAGTGCCCTGAAGTCCCTCAAAGGGGGAGGCCGTATAATCAGCGGCACCCTCGAGGCGTCAGGGCGGAGCCTGGCGGGTAGTGAACTCTGTAACGGGATGGCCATTCCTGGGGTGGTTATTAATAGATTATTCCTTAGAACTGTTCTGATTAACAGAAAAACTGAGAAGACAGTGCAGAGCGCGTCTTTCCCTATAAGTAGCATCTTACATGATTTCAGCACATTTGTTACAATTAATTAAACCTTTGTGAATTCGTCTTGATTCACTCATTCTATATTAGTGCAGGTTGAGTAGCCTCATCCCAAATACCCGGAACCAGAGTGTTTCAATTTAGGAAATTTTTTTTGGATCTTGGAATATCTGCATATTTATATTAAGATATCTCAGGGAGGGAACGCAATAGTAAAtacaaaattcattcatttttcatatatatcTTATGCACGTAGCCTGAAGACTATTTCAAAGGTgcctgtgttttgactgtgaccaTCACATAATACTGAGGGTAGAATCTTCCACTAGTGTTTTATGTCAGCACTTAAAAAgagtatttcagattttggatttttagcTTACGATGTTCATCAGAagcagggtgcagtggcacacacctgtaatcccagtggcttgggaggctaaggtaggaggatcgtgagttcaaagccagctcagcaacagcaaggcgctaagcaactcagtgagactgtctaaataaaatactaaataaggctggggaggtggctcaggtgCCAAGtgcgcctgagttcaatccctggtccccaccccaaaggaaaaaaaaaaaaaaagatgctcatCAGAAATGGCCTTCAATTAACAGGCTTAATCCTGGTTAGTCCATGAAGAGCTTGTCACAGAGGACGCACCTGTGGCCCCTCTTGGCTGTGAGCTCCTGGGGCAAGGCCCTTTCCCTGTGGGGAGGAAAATAACGGGGGCTTCTCTTCCCCTCAGTCCTGAGGTCCCTGTgcaggcaggaggccctgggggGCTGTCTGGGCTGGAAGGGGATGGTGAGGGGCTTGGGAGGGAGACAGGCCCCAGGTCTTCAGGGCACCTCCCAGCCATGGATGCTGACCCTTAGCCCACCTGCAGCCTCGTCTTTTCTAGAAAGCCCCTCCTCCAGCCCTGGGCAGCTACAATCACTCTCTGAGCAGCGTTGACCCCCAGCTGCTGAGAGCCAGAGAACCAGGGAGTCTGGCCAAGGACCGCCTTCTGAGCAGCCCCTGAGGGCCCTGGCTGGGAGGGCGCTCTCCTCTGCTTTGGGGCAGGAATTTCTCCACTGCCCCTGCGGGCCAGGTGGGCATTCCCCCAGGTGGGCCCCCTTTGTCCTCAAAGGCCGCCACTTGCCGCCTCCCCCATATAAGTTCTCCCCTGCTCTAGTGGCAGAGCAGCGGGGGCTGCTGGAGAGGTCTGCGCGTACCTGACTGCGGGAGCTTCCACCATGACCAGGCATTTCTATGGCATCTTGCTGCTGCTGGCCGCAGCCACCTTGGGGCTGGGTCAGGGGCCGTTCCCCaagctcagcctcccaggcctgtGGCACAGCTATGATTGTGGGATCCGGGGCATGCAGCTGCGCGTCGTTCCAAGGCCAGGCCAGACAATCCACTTCAAGGTGCTGGGTGAGTGCTGGGAGAATCCTGGTCCCCTTCCCCTCCCGGGCTGCTGCTGCTAGGAGGACCCTTCCCCTGGAGCCAGGCAGGAAGAGCAGAGGCATCCCTCCCGATAGGGGTGGCCAGCCCCCCACACATAAAGGTGGGCAAGGGAGGGGGGTCACCTCCCCCTTCTCCCTCATCACTGTGCACAGGTATCACCTGGCATCTTGTTGAGGCAGCCCTAGCCTCTGCATTTCTAACCACAGACAGTTGAGGCCAGGTGGCTGGTCCACAAATCCCTCTCTGGGTACAGTCTAGTATGGGGAAAAGGGGGTGCAGCCTTGCAATGGAGATTTACACAAGCAGCTTCTAGGCTGTGTGCTCTTGGGCACCTGACAGACCTCCGTGAGCCTCATCTGCAAGGTGGGAAAGAACTCGGCCTTGCTGGGCGCACTGAACGAGAACACTGGAGGCACCATTCTGGAAGGTGCCCTGGCTGTTCCGGGCTAACAAGGTGGGCGTCCCCAGGTGATTGTGGCAGCCATTTAACCTGGCAAACGGCTCAGTCCTTTCTACAAACACACCCAGCGCTGGAGTCCTCATTCTGCCCCCATTGCGTGTGCCTGAGAAAGCTCGCGCTCGGCCACCTTGTCCAGTGTGGATAACTGAGCCCACAGGAAGTGAAGTTCTCAGCCCACCACCTGAGACCCGGATCCTCTCGGCACCACGTCTCCGTGCCTGCTGCTGGGTGCTACCACCAGAGAACCCCAGCTGGAAAGCCTCTGTGCCCTTCCAGACGTGGGAACCCAGACCAGCGGAGGCAGAGGCTTGCCCAAGACCAGGCTGGTCCTGGGTCACCTGCCTTCTGCGTGGGCCCCAGCAGCCACCCTTTAGCACCCTGAagctctccctccctcttccctttCCCCCATCTCAGACGAATTTGGGAACCGGTTTGAAGTGAATAACTGCTCCGTCTGCTACCACTGGGTCACCTCCACGCCCCAGGAGCTGGCTGTCTTCTCAGCCGACTACAGAGGCTGCCATGTGCTGGAGAAGGTAGGCCACCTGGCTGCTCTGGGCCACCAAGCTTGTCCTAAGGACCCTGCCTCTCCTAGGCCAGGGGAGACCAAACCCCAAGAAGGGTCGGGGAGATCACTTCCTGGGTGCAGGTCTTCCCAGGACCCCGCATCTGACCCAGCTCCCTGCCCCGCCATCGGCTCAGCCTTTGCCGACCCCTCGTCCTCTGCCTGGTCTTGGCTGCTCTTGCCCAGCTGCTCTCTCTGGCCCTCTCACCTGCAGGATGGGCAGTTCCACCTGAGGGTCTTCATAGAAGCTGTGCTGCCAGATGGTCATGTGGATATCACCCAAGAGGCCACTCTGATCTGTCCTAAACCTGACCACACCTGGACTCTGGACTCCAGCCTGGTGGCGCCTACCACACCCTCACCTTCCACCCCTCATCTGCTTCCCCTCCACCCCACCTCCAGCCACCCCTCGCCTGGCTCTGGCTACGCCTTGCCCACCCCATCGTACCCAGAACACGGTTTCGTCCATCTGACTGCTGCTCCCCTGTCCTTCGGACCAGGGCCTACTGGCCCCACCCTGGCGCGGCCTCAGCGGGGCACCACGGACCACTGGGAAGTGGACGAGCCTGACTACATTGGTGTGTAGGACAAGCCCTCTGGACCACGGGAGGCCTAAAAGCCTCTGGCTGGGCTCTCATCACTATCCCCAACCCTAGGTGCCCACCTGCCGCAGGAGCAGTGCCAGGTGGTCTCTGGACACATCCCCTGCATGGTGAGAAACAGCTCCAGGGAAGCCTGTCACCAGGCTGGCTGCTGCTATGACGACACCAGGGAAGTGCCCTGTTACTATGGCAACACAGGTACAACTCCACCACCACCCCCCCGCGCCGCACTGACCTGCTCTCCTGGACTCTGTGCCCGCAGGAGAGGCGCCTCTGCTATCTGCTGCTCCACCTCAGTGGATGGCAGAGACCCTTCGATGAAGGACGGCACATCCTGCTTGCCTTCTGACAATTGTCCCCAAAGCACACCCCTGACCTTTAGATTTAAAACATCCTGGTTTGGATAACTAATCCTTTGACCTTACTTCAAGGGTCCACCTCAGCCCTTTTGTGGATGAGAAATGGGTCGATAGAGGATTCACTCGGGACAGCACCGGCCTAAATGGGGACAGTGTACAGGGCCCAGGTCTCCTGGCTCCCAGGCCAGTGCTGAAGCATTCTCCTCCCAGCTCGTTCCCCCGTCTCTGTGCTGGGTGGATCCTAGCCCGAGGCCCTGATCGGCCTCTGGGGTCTCTTTGTTCCAGCCACCGTCCAGTGTTTCAGAAGTGGCTACTTCATCCTGGTCATTTCTCAAGAAACGGCCTTGGCACGCAGGATCACGCTGGCCAACATCCACCTGGCTTATGCCCCTGCCAGCTGCCCCCCAACCCAGGAGACGAGTGCTTTCGTGGTCTTCCGAGTTCCGCTCACACATTGCGGCACCACTGTCCAGGTAGGAGGGAGAACATGGGCGGGAGCCAtctcacccccaccccagggcCTCACCGGCTTTCTCCTCCCTCAGGCAGCTGGCAATCAGCTCATCTATGAGAACCAGCTGGTGTCTGACCTTGACATCCAGAAAGGACCCCAGGGTTCCGTCACTCGGGACAGCACTTTCCGGTGAGAGGGAGCCCTCCTTCAACAGGCCAGGCCTTGGGGGTGGGTGTGAGGGAGCTAAGGCAAGCTCAGGACAAGCTTTGGGGCCAGCTGCATCAAATTCAGGCTCGATTACCTCGGTCATGTGGCTTTAGATGAGATGCTCACCTCTTGGGCCTGTCCTACAGGGCAGGGGGAATGGCCCTTCCCCAGGCTGACCAAGCGTTAAGGGCCTCATCTGTGTCTGGCATATGGGACTCGGACAGAAGTCAAGGGCAGTTCCTGAGAGTCCTGCTTCTACCCCTCTAAGAACTAAGCTCAGTGCCTGAAGGTGTCCCCTGCTGGGCCCCAGGAAGGGGCTGAGGCTGCTGCCACCTGCTAATCTCAGGTTAAAAAGCCACAGATGAGGCAGATACCTCCAGCTGAAGTTCTCTAAGGATGTGGTAGAGGAAGGAAATGGGGGAACAGCCTCTGGGGCCTCCCGGACGTGCTGGCTCAGGTAGTCCAACCATCCCAGGATGCCAGTAGGGGTGACCAAGAAGGCAATCTGTCATGCCCAGCTTTGAACCTCCACTGCTACTGTGTGACCACAGTAGGCCATACACCAGCCCCAGCCTGGTCCCTGCTGGAGAACTGATCCCAACTATGGGTTGTAGGAACTCTGTGCTTGGCACCatgtggatgcccaagtatccccTTCTCTCCCCGCTGTACCTTCCAAGAAGGTTGGGCAAGAAACTGGGATCAGG
Encoded proteins:
- the Zp1 gene encoding LOW QUALITY PROTEIN: zona pellucida sperm-binding protein 1 (The sequence of the model RefSeq protein was modified relative to this genomic sequence to represent the inferred CDS: deleted 2 bases in 1 codon), translated to MTRHFYGILLLLAAATLGLGQGPFPKLSLPGLWHSYDCGIRGMQLRVVPRPGQTIHFKVLDEFGNRFEVNNCSVCYHWVTSTPQELAVFSADYRGCHVLEKDGQFHLRVFIEAVLPDGHVDITQEATLICPKPDHTWTLDSSLVAPTTPSPSTPHLLPLHPTSSHPSPGSGYALPTPSYPEHGFVHLTAAPLSFGPGPTGPTLARPQRGTTDHWEVDEPDYIGAHLPQEQCQVVSGHIPCMVRNSSREACHQAGCCYDDTREVPCYYGNTATVQCFRSGYFILVISQETALARRITLANIHLAYAPASCPPTQETSAFVVFRVPLTHCGTTVQAAGNQLIYENQLVSDLDIQKGPQGSVTRDSTFRLHVRCLFNAGDFLPIQASISPPPSPAPVTQSGPLRLELRIAKDETFSSYYGEDDYPLVRLLREPVHVEVRLLQRTDPGLVLVLHQCWATPSANPFQQPQWPILSDGCPFEGDSYRTQMVSLDKAELPFRSHYQRFTVATFALLDFSSQRALRGPVYFFCSASACYPSRLQPCSPTCASGTARQRRSSGYHNSTTRPVDIVSSPGPIGFQDSYGWRTTGSSRNSNPRPLLWVLLLLAVALVLQAAGVMVRQMDSKPDHLSNSSASYQLCDMSALRNF